A section of the Oryzias latipes chromosome 8, ASM223467v1 genome encodes:
- the mrm2 gene encoding rRNA methyltransferase 2, mitochondrial isoform X2 yields MWTTGSLSLKVSRAFHLQMRCVYSSVSLLKKQTGKTPAEQRWVQRQLKDPYVKASHSQNFRCRSAFKLLEIDDRFRLLQPGFSVVDCGAAPGAWSQVAVQRVNSAGSGAHFLPSHDVTDPATHAELQALLPSGQAHVILSDMAPNATGFRDMDHERLVSMCLSLIDLAEKVLLPGGSLLCKYWDGVLAHRLQEKLSSVFSSVRTVKPDASRKDSAERYFLARMYRGSVK; encoded by the exons ATGTGGACTACAGGTTCACTTTCCTTAAAAGTATCACGGGCTTTCCATTTACAGATGAGATGTGTTTATTCTTCTGTAAGTTTATTGAAGAAGCAGACGGGTAAAACTCCGGCGGAGCAGCGCTGGGTGCAGCGACAGCTCAAAGACCCGTACGTTAAAGCGTCGCACAGCCAAAACTTTCGCTGCAGAAGCGCCTTTAAGCTGCTGGAGATCGACGACAGATTCCGGCTTCTGCAGCCCGGATTCAGCGTGGTGGACTGCGGGGCTGCGCCCGGAGCCTGGAGCCAAGTGGCCGTTCAGAGGGTCAACTCTGCCGGATCAG GCGCCCACTTCCTGCCCAGTCATGATGTCACCGACCCTGCCACACATGCCGAGCTGCAGGCGCTGCTCCCCAGCGGTCAGGCCCATGTCATCCTGAGTGACATGGCGCCCAACGCCACAGGCTTCAGGGACATGGACCACGAAAGACTTGTCAGCATGTGTTTGTCTCTGATAGACTTGGCTGAGAAGGTTTTACTGCCCGGGGGCTCTCTGCTCTGTAAATACTGGGATGGGGTTCTTGCTCATCGACTTCAGGAGAAGCTCTCGAGCGTGTTCAGTAGCGTCCGAACCGTGAAGCCAGACGCAAGCAGGAAGGATTCTGCTGAGAGATACTTCTTGGCCAGAATGTACCGTGGCTCAGTGAAGTGA
- the mrm2 gene encoding rRNA methyltransferase 2, mitochondrial isoform X1 — protein MWTTGSLSLKVSRAFHLQMRCVYSSVSLLKKQTGKTPAEQRWVQRQLKDPYVKASHSQNFRCRSAFKLLEIDDRFRLLQPGFSVVDCGAAPGAWSQVAVQRVNSAGSDQDLPRGMVIGIDLLHIPPLAGAHFLPSHDVTDPATHAELQALLPSGQAHVILSDMAPNATGFRDMDHERLVSMCLSLIDLAEKVLLPGGSLLCKYWDGVLAHRLQEKLSSVFSSVRTVKPDASRKDSAERYFLARMYRGSVK, from the exons ATGTGGACTACAGGTTCACTTTCCTTAAAAGTATCACGGGCTTTCCATTTACAGATGAGATGTGTTTATTCTTCTGTAAGTTTATTGAAGAAGCAGACGGGTAAAACTCCGGCGGAGCAGCGCTGGGTGCAGCGACAGCTCAAAGACCCGTACGTTAAAGCGTCGCACAGCCAAAACTTTCGCTGCAGAAGCGCCTTTAAGCTGCTGGAGATCGACGACAGATTCCGGCTTCTGCAGCCCGGATTCAGCGTGGTGGACTGCGGGGCTGCGCCCGGAGCCTGGAGCCAAGTGGCCGTTCAGAGGGTCAACTCTGCCGGATCAG ATCAGGATTTACCTCGCGGGATGGTAATTGGGATCGATCTCCTTCACATACCACCTCTTGCAGGCGCCCACTTCCTGCCCAGTCATGATGTCACCGACCCTGCCACACATGCCGAGCTGCAGGCGCTGCTCCCCAGCGGTCAGGCCCATGTCATCCTGAGTGACATGGCGCCCAACGCCACAGGCTTCAGGGACATGGACCACGAAAGACTTGTCAGCATGTGTTTGTCTCTGATAGACTTGGCTGAGAAGGTTTTACTGCCCGGGGGCTCTCTGCTCTGTAAATACTGGGATGGGGTTCTTGCTCATCGACTTCAGGAGAAGCTCTCGAGCGTGTTCAGTAGCGTCCGAACCGTGAAGCCAGACGCAAGCAGGAAGGATTCTGCTGAGAGATACTTCTTGGCCAGAATGTACCGTGGCTCAGTGAAGTGA